The following are encoded in a window of Bacillota bacterium genomic DNA:
- a CDS encoding secretion system protein, translated as MFDNMQGEMGVVIIATFMSIFFLLLFMMGFRSTEWEKVSSRLKKYTSTEQGTPSRGKGKLFRRKPDDVDEVLMGEKGEWKARLKNELFRADIILRAGEFLLFCFLGGGALGAILFLLSSKAFMFLVGLLVGAGVIPIFLIKRAQNRRVANFNQQLPTALSTMANSLRVGFSLFQAMKTLGDEMPPPISTEFRRTLQEINLGMQTDRALQNMCDRIKSDDLELVVMAIIIQRQVGGNLSEVLDNIAQTIMDRIKVKREIKTLTSQGRISGIIIGVLPLLLAVILYSINPVYMSAFFTDPVGYILLGMGLLSQLVGLILIRRIVNIDW; from the coding sequence ATGTTCGATAACATGCAAGGTGAAATGGGTGTTGTAATTATCGCCACGTTCATGTCCATCTTTTTCTTGCTGCTCTTCATGATGGGCTTTCGTTCCACGGAGTGGGAAAAGGTTTCCAGCCGTTTGAAGAAATATACATCCACGGAGCAGGGTACGCCGTCAAGGGGAAAAGGGAAACTGTTTCGCCGCAAACCAGACGATGTTGACGAAGTTTTGATGGGGGAAAAAGGTGAATGGAAGGCCAGGTTGAAGAATGAACTTTTCCGGGCGGATATAATTTTGCGGGCCGGGGAGTTCCTGTTGTTCTGTTTCCTTGGGGGAGGAGCACTGGGAGCGATCCTTTTTCTGTTGAGCAGCAAGGCTTTTATGTTTCTGGTTGGTTTGTTGGTCGGTGCGGGGGTCATTCCGATATTTTTGATCAAGAGAGCCCAGAACAGAAGGGTGGCCAACTTCAACCAGCAACTTCCCACCGCTCTTTCCACGATGGCCAACTCCCTGCGCGTGGGGTTCAGCCTGTTTCAGGCCATGAAAACACTTGGCGACGAGATGCCCCCGCCGATATCTACCGAGTTCAGGCGGACTTTGCAGGAAATCAATCTGGGGATGCAGACGGACAGGGCCCTTCAGAACATGTGTGACCGTATCAAAAGTGATGACCTGGAACTGGTGGTGATGGCGATAATTATCCAGAGGCAGGTGGGAGGCAACCTTTCTGAAGTTCTGGACAATATTGCCCAGACGATCATGGACAGGATCAAGGTAAAACGGGAGATAAAAACGCTTACTTCCCAGGGACGGATTTCCGGGATTATCATCGGGGTTCTGCCACTGTTGCTGGCCGTGATCCTGTATTCGATCAATCCCGTATACATGTCGGCCTTTTTTACCGATCCGGTGGGGTATATTTTGCTCGGCATGGGCCTTCTCTCCCAGCTAGTTGGCCTGATACTTATTCGCAGGATTGTCAATATCGATTGGTAG
- a CDS encoding DUF192 domain-containing protein: MSLLYLEKDGRRLANIIPARTFLQRLRGLMFTKKMPAGKALMLTPCRGVHTFFMRYPVDILFLDHDFKVLEVCPALKPNRFSPIIKKACHVLEFSPGTIYRLGIRPGDRLEINGR, translated from the coding sequence ATGTCACTTTTGTATCTCGAAAAGGATGGGAGACGCCTGGCAAACATTATCCCGGCGCGAACCTTTTTGCAACGCTTGCGGGGACTGATGTTTACAAAAAAAATGCCTGCGGGGAAAGCCCTGATGCTTACCCCTTGCCGGGGTGTACACACTTTTTTCATGCGCTATCCTGTTGACATTCTTTTTCTTGACCACGATTTCAAAGTGCTCGAAGTCTGCCCCGCCTTGAAACCAAACCGTTTCTCCCCCATAATAAAGAAAGCATGCCATGTTCTCGAATTTTCACCGGGAACCATATATCGGCTTGGGATCAGGCCGGGGGATCGGCTGGAGATCAATGGCCGGTAG
- the speB gene encoding agmatinase, whose amino-acid sequence MICNRWFRRKTSFLEKNFSWADAGTVILGVPMDSTSSYRPGARFAPEEIRKVFDCLENYSLELDADFSSARVHDLGDLILPTADPQESLFRVEKVVTEIVKQGKKPLLIGGDHSITYAPVCALFSNGYPDLAVLHFDAHFDLRPRYLGEEISHASVIYRIVKRGIKHIYQFGIRSADAAEVDVADRNTKYFSRGILAALKRTIEELEDRPVYVTVDIDVVDPAYAPGTGTPEPGGITSTCLLRALTLIRDLNLVGFDLVEVNPAYDHGQITTILGAKIIREAILILEGGRNHADGRMQ is encoded by the coding sequence ATGATATGCAACCGATGGTTTCGACGAAAAACATCTTTCCTGGAGAAAAACTTCAGCTGGGCAGATGCCGGGACGGTCATTCTTGGGGTTCCCATGGATTCTACTTCGAGCTACCGCCCCGGGGCGCGGTTTGCTCCGGAGGAGATACGCAAGGTTTTTGATTGTCTGGAAAATTACAGCCTGGAACTGGATGCAGACTTCTCGTCTGCCCGGGTCCATGATCTCGGAGACCTGATTCTGCCCACGGCCGATCCGCAAGAATCATTGTTCCGTGTTGAGAAGGTTGTGACAGAGATAGTGAAGCAGGGGAAGAAACCCTTGCTCATCGGTGGGGATCACTCCATAACCTATGCTCCGGTTTGTGCGCTGTTTTCCAATGGGTATCCAGATCTTGCCGTTTTGCATTTTGACGCTCATTTTGATCTGCGCCCCCGGTACCTGGGGGAGGAAATTTCCCATGCTTCGGTTATTTACCGAATTGTAAAACGCGGAATCAAGCATATTTACCAGTTTGGCATCCGTTCCGCAGATGCTGCCGAGGTAGACGTGGCGGACCGGAACACGAAATATTTTTCACGGGGGATACTTGCGGCTTTGAAAAGAACCATCGAGGAGCTGGAAGATCGCCCCGTTTATGTTACCGTCGATATTGATGTTGTCGATCCTGCCTATGCGCCCGGAACGGGAACACCCGAGCCGGGGGGAATTACATCTACGTGCCTGTTGCGGGCCTTGACGTTGATCCGGGATTTGAATCTGGTCGGATTCGACCTTGTAGAAGTGAATCCTGCATATGACCATGGACAGATTACGACCATTCTGGGAGCCAAGATAATAAGAGAAGCGATCTTGATCTTGGAGGGGGGGAGGAATCATGCCGATGGGCGAATGCAATGA
- a CDS encoding PBP1A family penicillin-binding protein, protein MNRKRVFDFIFCAFIILLLSFNGGCGKLLPESYMGLPAIKQPLTTRIYYNDGELMAQHYVENRIEVSLEDIPEEVVQATIATEDKNFFRHFGLDFAGIIRAAYYDFKNKKISQGGSTISQQLAKNLFLSHERTWERKIKELFLTLRLEQVYSKGDILEKYLNTIYYGHAAYGIEAAAETYFGKKASELNLSESAMLAGLPRGPLYYSPFLDMDAARKRQAHVLGLMEAEGYISAAEKKKALAQPILLKPPDSTVEAGYLVDYIINTELVDLWEQDSSLLSTGGLEIHTSLDPRMQSIAEKIMKEKIPVSESDQEGISQPQGALVAIDPLTGYIRAMVGGKDYTETMFNRVFSLRSPGSAFKPFVYAAALENGYTAASRFHCEPTEFWEEGMDAPYRPADFGNTFHYDTLTMREAISQSCNVIAVKLNAEIGNKKSMEMAHRLGIRSPIGDYLSLPLGTSEVTLMEMASAFAPFANGGFRIEPMAVKKVIDREGKVVWETEPERQPVLDEGIAYIMTDMMKGVFREGGTGFRAAHLLDRPVAGKTGTSSNTKDAYTIGYTPDLVAGVYIGHDQGKSLGADGGRLAAPLWAEFITGALKDTPPRDFSRPPAMVEVSICPHTGLKQSPWCQAEGYTELFVEGTEPEQSCSYPECHSTPIYPWWPWWR, encoded by the coding sequence GTGAACAGGAAAAGAGTCTTTGACTTCATTTTTTGTGCCTTTATCATCCTGCTATTGAGTTTCAACGGCGGCTGCGGCAAGTTGCTTCCCGAAAGCTACATGGGCCTGCCTGCCATAAAACAACCGCTAACGACCCGTATTTATTACAATGATGGGGAACTGATGGCCCAGCATTATGTCGAAAACCGTATCGAGGTGTCGCTCGAGGATATCCCCGAGGAAGTTGTGCAGGCTACCATTGCCACGGAAGATAAAAATTTCTTTCGTCATTTCGGCCTTGATTTTGCCGGTATAATCAGGGCTGCCTATTATGATTTCAAGAACAAGAAAATCAGCCAGGGCGGCAGTACCATCAGCCAGCAGCTGGCCAAGAACCTTTTCCTTTCCCATGAACGAACCTGGGAAAGGAAGATCAAGGAGCTTTTCCTCACCCTGAGGTTGGAACAGGTTTATTCCAAGGGAGACATCCTGGAAAAATATCTGAATACGATCTACTACGGCCATGCAGCTTATGGCATCGAGGCTGCTGCAGAAACCTATTTTGGCAAAAAAGCCTCGGAACTCAACCTGTCGGAATCAGCCATGCTGGCCGGCCTGCCGCGGGGCCCGCTCTACTATTCTCCTTTTCTGGATATGGACGCGGCACGCAAGAGGCAGGCTCACGTTCTGGGCTTGATGGAGGCCGAGGGTTATATCTCGGCAGCGGAAAAAAAGAAGGCCCTGGCGCAACCCATCCTTCTGAAACCACCGGACAGTACCGTTGAAGCCGGGTACCTGGTCGATTATATCATCAATACGGAACTGGTTGATCTCTGGGAACAGGATTCTTCCCTGCTGTCCACGGGGGGGCTTGAAATCCATACTTCCCTTGATCCGCGGATGCAATCTATAGCCGAAAAAATCATGAAGGAAAAAATACCTGTGAGCGAATCCGACCAGGAAGGTATCAGCCAACCCCAGGGAGCCCTTGTGGCTATCGACCCGCTGACCGGATACATCCGAGCCATGGTCGGCGGCAAGGACTACACGGAGACGATGTTCAACCGCGTCTTTTCCCTTCGTTCCCCGGGGTCCGCATTCAAACCTTTCGTCTATGCCGCCGCTCTGGAAAATGGCTACACTGCCGCTTCCAGGTTCCACTGTGAACCGACCGAGTTCTGGGAAGAAGGGATGGACGCCCCTTACCGCCCGGCAGATTTCGGCAACACCTTTCATTACGACACCTTGACCATGAGGGAAGCCATAAGTCAATCGTGCAACGTTATCGCTGTAAAACTCAATGCCGAGATCGGGAATAAAAAATCGATGGAGATGGCCCACCGCCTGGGGATCAGGAGCCCCATCGGCGATTACCTTTCGCTGCCGCTGGGGACATCCGAGGTTACGTTGATGGAGATGGCTTCGGCCTTTGCACCCTTTGCCAACGGGGGCTTCCGCATCGAACCGATGGCGGTAAAAAAAGTGATCGATCGCGAAGGAAAAGTGGTCTGGGAGACGGAACCGGAAAGGCAGCCGGTTCTCGACGAGGGTATCGCCTACATCATGACCGACATGATGAAAGGCGTGTTCAGGGAAGGAGGCACCGGTTTCCGCGCTGCTCATCTTCTTGATCGGCCGGTTGCCGGCAAAACGGGCACCTCCAGCAACACCAAGGATGCCTATACCATCGGTTATACCCCGGATCTCGTGGCTGGCGTCTATATCGGGCACGACCAGGGGAAATCCCTGGGAGCCGACGGGGGGCGCCTGGCCGCTCCGCTATGGGCCGAATTCATAACCGGGGCTCTGAAAGATACCCCGCCCCGCGATTTCAGCCGCCCTCCCGCCATGGTGGAGGTATCCATCTGCCCCCACACGGGCCTGAAGCAAAGCCCCTGGTGCCAGGCCGAGGGCTACACGGAGCTGTTTGTGGAGGGAACGGAGCCCGAACAATCCTGCTCCTATCCCGAATGTCATTCAACCCCCATCTACCCCTGGTGGCCGTGGTGGAGATAA
- a CDS encoding arginine decarboxylase, pyruvoyl-dependent gives MLPTPRKYKIALGSSEGKTMLSAFDGALLEAGIGNINLVRVTSILPPFAAEAPGLIVPEGSLVPAAYGTTCSDMPDQIISAAVGIGFTHDSFGVIMEYSGKEGREEAEAVVKTMLEDAFKNRAIHLENMVVKGIEHRVRHVGAVVAAVVMWY, from the coding sequence ATGCTGCCCACACCCCGTAAATACAAGATTGCCCTGGGTTCCAGCGAAGGGAAAACAATGCTGTCTGCTTTTGATGGTGCCCTTCTGGAAGCCGGAATCGGGAATATCAACCTGGTCAGGGTGACCAGCATACTACCGCCTTTTGCCGCGGAAGCACCCGGATTGATTGTTCCGGAAGGTTCGCTGGTTCCTGCCGCTTACGGCACCACTTGCTCGGATATGCCCGATCAGATCATTTCCGCTGCTGTCGGCATCGGCTTCACGCATGATTCATTCGGAGTGATCATGGAATATTCCGGGAAGGAGGGCCGGGAAGAAGCGGAAGCGGTGGTGAAAACCATGCTAGAGGATGCGTTCAAAAACCGCGCTATTCATCTTGAAAACATGGTTGTCAAGGGAATTGAACATCGGGTCAGACACGTGGGTGCAGTGGTCGCCGCCGTGGTGATGTGGTACTGA
- a CDS encoding CpaF family protein: MSLLQRLKKAEQEMLKEEEVSDGQIGDDVFMPKKGTAGKEDPNVKLKNNIHRQLVAMLGRHGNKGSAVVDEELVRKIPAIVEGIMEKENIQISVGDKKRIINEIVNESIGFGPIQPLLNDPEITEIMVNGPHQVYIEKKGKLEKCEITFRDDDYVMHVIEKIVTPLGRRIDEGMPMVDARLPDGSRVNCIIPPLSLTGPTITIRKFSRAPFTMKDLQDKGTLSKEMSIFLEASVLSRLNIIVSGGTGSGKTTTLNVLSSFIPSSERIITIEDAAELQLQQEHVIRLESRPPNIEGKGMITIRDLVRNSLRMRPERIVVGEVRSGEALDMLQAMNTGHDGSITTGHANSPRDMLSRVETMVLMAGMDLPVRAIREQIASAIDLIVHQARMKDGSRKITHITEVQGMEGNVILLQDLFVYDQKGIDEAGRVVGMFRPTGIRPGFMQKLETQGIKIPLEVFAPEI, translated from the coding sequence ATGTCTCTCTTGCAGCGTTTGAAGAAAGCGGAACAGGAGATGCTGAAAGAAGAAGAAGTCAGCGACGGGCAAATCGGTGATGACGTTTTCATGCCCAAAAAAGGGACAGCGGGGAAAGAAGACCCGAACGTCAAGTTGAAGAATAACATCCATCGGCAGTTGGTCGCTATGCTTGGTCGGCATGGAAACAAGGGAAGTGCGGTGGTTGATGAGGAGCTGGTTCGCAAAATACCCGCCATTGTTGAAGGGATCATGGAAAAAGAAAATATCCAGATCTCGGTGGGCGATAAAAAGAGAATAATCAATGAGATTGTCAATGAGTCCATCGGGTTTGGGCCCATCCAGCCGCTGCTGAATGACCCGGAAATAACGGAAATCATGGTTAATGGCCCCCATCAGGTATATATCGAAAAAAAAGGGAAACTTGAAAAATGCGAAATAACGTTTCGTGATGATGATTACGTCATGCATGTTATCGAGAAAATTGTTACGCCCCTGGGTCGGCGTATTGATGAGGGGATGCCGATGGTCGACGCCCGCCTGCCGGATGGTTCACGGGTAAATTGTATTATCCCCCCTCTCTCCCTGACCGGCCCTACGATTACGATCCGAAAATTTTCAAGGGCGCCCTTCACCATGAAGGATTTGCAGGATAAAGGGACCCTCAGCAAAGAAATGAGCATTTTCCTCGAAGCCTCGGTTCTTTCCCGCCTGAACATTATCGTATCCGGGGGGACCGGTTCCGGGAAGACGACGACTTTGAACGTCCTTTCTTCTTTCATCCCTTCCTCGGAGAGGATCATTACCATCGAGGATGCGGCCGAGTTGCAATTGCAGCAGGAACACGTGATCAGGCTTGAATCCAGGCCGCCAAACATTGAAGGGAAAGGGATGATTACCATCCGGGATCTTGTCCGGAACTCATTGCGTATGCGCCCGGAAAGGATCGTGGTTGGCGAGGTGAGAAGCGGGGAGGCTCTCGATATGCTTCAGGCGATGAATACGGGGCACGACGGCTCCATTACTACCGGTCATGCCAATTCTCCGCGGGATATGCTTTCCCGGGTGGAAACCATGGTCCTGATGGCGGGGATGGATCTACCCGTAAGGGCGATCAGGGAGCAGATAGCATCGGCGATTGACCTTATCGTCCATCAGGCACGCATGAAAGACGGGAGCAGGAAAATTACCCATATTACCGAGGTTCAGGGGATGGAAGGGAATGTGATTTTACTCCAGGACCTGTTTGTTTACGATCAGAAAGGCATTGACGAGGCAGGCAGGGTGGTGGGCATGTTCAGGCCCACCGGTATCCGACCCGGATTCATGCAGAAGTTGGAGACACAGGGCATAAAAATTCCGTTGGAAGTATTTGCCCCCGAGATATGA
- the speE gene encoding polyamine aminopropyltransferase, with the protein MNLWFTEEQTSDINLSCRVVDVLLDKQSAYQKIAVINTVSFGRMLVLDGYIQTSEGDGFIYHEMIIHVPMATHPSPRKVLVIGGGDGGAVQEALKHPHVEQVTLVEIDHEVVEACRRYLPKTSGALGDSRVKICYEDGVKFLYQPEDRYDIIIIDSSEPTGPSADLFSQEFYRRAYGALSEEGILVAQTESPFCNGELITRSFTYFQELFPIAELYLASIPSYPSGLWSFMLGSRKHHPGDSRAMKRAGKIAGCRYYSPEIHESAFVLPPFVKGLLPRLQK; encoded by the coding sequence ATGAACTTGTGGTTTACAGAGGAGCAGACCTCCGATATAAATCTGAGCTGCCGGGTCGTGGACGTCCTGCTGGATAAACAGTCGGCGTACCAGAAGATCGCGGTAATCAACACCGTTTCCTTTGGCCGCATGCTTGTCCTTGATGGATATATCCAAACCAGTGAAGGAGACGGGTTCATTTATCACGAGATGATTATCCACGTTCCCATGGCTACCCATCCATCACCGCGGAAAGTACTGGTCATCGGTGGCGGGGATGGGGGTGCCGTCCAGGAAGCGCTCAAGCACCCGCATGTCGAACAGGTTACCCTCGTGGAAATAGATCACGAGGTCGTGGAAGCATGCAGAAGGTACCTGCCGAAAACGAGCGGTGCATTGGGCGACAGTCGGGTGAAGATCTGTTACGAGGACGGTGTCAAATTCCTGTATCAACCGGAAGACAGGTATGATATCATCATCATCGATTCCAGCGAACCGACGGGACCATCAGCGGATCTTTTCAGCCAGGAATTTTACCGCCGGGCGTACGGTGCATTGTCGGAGGAAGGCATCCTTGTGGCCCAGACAGAGTCACCTTTTTGCAACGGAGAACTGATCACGCGCTCCTTTACTTATTTCCAGGAGTTGTTTCCGATTGCAGAATTGTATCTGGCCTCGATCCCTTCATATCCAAGTGGCCTGTGGAGTTTCATGCTTGGATCCAGGAAACATCATCCCGGCGATTCCCGGGCCATGAAACGGGCGGGAAAGATTGCCGGATGCCGGTACTACTCACCGGAAATTCATGAAAGTGCATTTGTTTTGCCGCCATTTGTTAAAGGTTTATTGCCACGTTTGCAGAAATAA
- a CDS encoding MBL fold metallo-hydrolase codes for MIIQMLVVGVLASNCYLVGCKKTGECAVIDPGAAGGKILGEIDKRGWEVKAIINTHGHYDHTGANARVQKATGAPIILHRKDLAIYSKPGLGLSLILKAPPPPDRFVREGDVIAFGDLQMNVLETPGHTPGGISLVAGSDPPAIFTGDTLFNLSIGRTDLKGGSLKEIIESIRKKILVWPDETVIYPGHGPTSTVGYEREHNPFLQQGF; via the coding sequence ATGATTATCCAGATGCTGGTTGTGGGGGTGCTGGCCTCCAACTGTTATCTCGTCGGTTGTAAAAAAACGGGGGAATGCGCCGTCATCGACCCGGGTGCTGCCGGGGGGAAAATTCTTGGCGAAATCGACAAACGGGGATGGGAAGTCAAAGCGATCATCAACACGCACGGTCATTATGATCATACGGGGGCCAATGCCCGGGTGCAGAAGGCAACAGGAGCCCCCATCATCCTGCACCGCAAGGACCTCGCTATTTATAGCAAACCGGGATTGGGGCTTTCCCTGATCTTGAAGGCGCCCCCGCCTCCGGATCGGTTTGTCCGCGAAGGGGACGTCATCGCCTTCGGTGATCTGCAGATGAATGTTCTTGAAACGCCGGGACATACCCCCGGCGGAATATCGTTGGTGGCGGGTAGCGATCCCCCTGCGATTTTTACCGGGGATACGCTGTTCAACCTGTCCATCGGACGTACCGATCTCAAGGGAGGTTCCCTGAAAGAGATCATAGAAAGCATCAGAAAAAAAATATTGGTATGGCCGGACGAGACTGTCATTTATCCCGGGCATGGCCCCACTTCAACAGTGGGGTATGAACGTGAACATAACCCTTTTCTGCAACAGGGCTTTTGA
- a CDS encoding CTP synthase — MRKYIFVTGGVVSSLGKGITAASLGCILKNRGLSVTIQKLDPYINYDPSAMSPFQHGEVFVTSDGAETDLDLGHYERFIDEDLSCANNYTAGKIYWSVIQKERKGAYCGGTVQVIPHITNEIKERIIEVGDQKNAAVVICEIGGTVGDIESLPFLEAIRQMKTDVGRNNVFYIHVTMLPFLPATGELKTKPTQHSVKELRSIGIQPDVIVCRSSHGLTEDVKEKIALFCDTEPEEVILNRNVDSIYEVPILLEQEGLDEIVVKKLQLEAGPKSLDAWKNATGHAEVLRDEITIALVGRYVSLKDAYRSAAEALCHGGLYHRCKVNLKWINDADLAAEPDAVNETLQDANGVLIPGGYREAEDAIEGKIAAIRWARENGIPFLGISVGMYSTLVEWAANVLEAPISVNDCENGSDALIVRLPEAGPGKKVARLGALPCLLKKDSMAARIYGRVDISERHRHNYTFNNKHREDFMRSGLVFSGVSPGKEQEVYIVELPEHPWFMATLFHPEYRSRPLKPHPLFREFAGAALKHKNK; from the coding sequence ATGCGCAAGTATATATTCGTTACCGGGGGAGTTGTATCTTCGCTGGGCAAGGGCATTACCGCTGCTTCACTGGGATGTATCCTGAAAAACAGGGGGCTTTCCGTGACCATCCAGAAGCTGGACCCCTATATAAACTATGACCCCAGTGCCATGAGCCCCTTCCAGCATGGTGAGGTTTTTGTTACCAGTGATGGGGCAGAAACAGATCTTGATCTCGGGCATTACGAAAGGTTCATCGATGAAGATCTTTCCTGCGCGAACAACTACACTGCGGGCAAGATATACTGGTCAGTGATACAGAAGGAGAGAAAGGGGGCATACTGCGGAGGGACAGTGCAGGTGATTCCCCACATTACCAACGAGATCAAAGAAAGGATAATCGAAGTTGGCGACCAGAAAAATGCGGCAGTGGTGATCTGTGAAATAGGGGGGACGGTGGGTGATATAGAAAGCCTTCCCTTTCTTGAAGCTATCCGGCAGATGAAGACGGATGTCGGCCGGAATAACGTGTTTTATATTCACGTGACGATGTTGCCTTTTTTGCCGGCTACCGGAGAATTGAAAACAAAACCTACCCAGCACAGCGTCAAGGAATTGCGCAGTATCGGTATCCAGCCGGATGTGATTGTATGCCGCAGCAGCCACGGGCTGACCGAGGATGTCAAGGAAAAGATTGCCCTCTTCTGTGATACGGAGCCAGAAGAGGTGATCCTGAATCGCAACGTGGATTCCATTTATGAAGTCCCCATCCTGTTGGAACAGGAGGGGTTGGATGAGATCGTTGTCAAAAAATTGCAACTGGAAGCCGGCCCCAAAAGTCTGGATGCCTGGAAAAATGCCACGGGCCATGCGGAAGTCCTCCGCGATGAAATAACCATAGCTCTCGTCGGCAGATATGTATCCCTGAAAGATGCTTACAGGAGTGCAGCGGAAGCTCTCTGCCATGGTGGCCTCTATCATCGCTGCAAGGTCAATTTGAAGTGGATCAACGATGCCGACCTGGCCGCAGAGCCGGATGCAGTGAACGAAACCTTGCAGGATGCAAACGGGGTTCTCATACCCGGGGGATACCGGGAGGCGGAAGATGCAATCGAGGGGAAAATTGCAGCTATCCGCTGGGCACGTGAAAACGGGATACCGTTTCTTGGAATAAGCGTGGGCATGTACAGCACCCTGGTTGAATGGGCCGCAAACGTGCTGGAAGCGCCAATTTCTGTCAATGACTGTGAAAATGGGAGCGATGCACTTATCGTCAGATTGCCCGAGGCGGGCCCCGGAAAGAAAGTGGCACGCCTGGGGGCATTGCCATGCTTGTTGAAGAAAGACAGCATGGCTGCCCGGATCTATGGACGGGTGGACATCAGTGAACGTCACCGTCATAATTACACTTTCAACAACAAACATCGCGAAGATTTCATGCGTTCAGGGCTGGTTTTTAGCGGGGTTTCACCCGGTAAAGAGCAGGAAGTGTACATTGTTGAACTGCCGGAACATCCCTGGTTCATGGCCACCCTGTTTCACCCGGAATACAGATCGCGGCCGTTGAAACCCCATCCCCTGTTCAGAGAATTTGCCGGTGCTGCCCTGAAGCACAAAAACAAGTAG
- a CDS encoding type II secretion system F family protein, producing MIQTSCIFAAMSIFFAVLAVSAFLEREEVDIIRRLNEISSRGEEIVIDIRDAELQKSFTERVIRPLLGKATKTFNKLLPTSIIEELQPKLNQAGNPGGLVAGEYLTIKVLCIIVVSLLGIPLFNKLSFYQMVAVVAGVVLGLWILPDYYLIRLARNRGLEIERSMPDVLDLLTVSIEAGYGWDAALMKVTEKRKGALAREFRQVAQEVKMGKPRRKALRDLATRVNVDSLTTFTTAIIQADQLGLRLGDVLRTQSELIRHKRRQEIEEEAMKAPIKMLVPMLIFIFPVIFIVLLGPAVVQMLKVL from the coding sequence ATGATACAAACATCCTGTATTTTTGCTGCCATGAGCATTTTCTTCGCCGTCTTGGCGGTGTCTGCTTTTTTGGAACGGGAAGAGGTGGATATTATCAGGAGGTTGAATGAAATCTCTTCTCGCGGCGAGGAAATAGTGATCGATATACGCGATGCAGAACTGCAAAAATCTTTCACGGAACGGGTTATCCGTCCCCTTCTGGGGAAAGCAACGAAAACATTCAACAAACTCCTGCCGACCTCGATTATCGAAGAACTGCAACCCAAACTCAATCAGGCGGGGAACCCGGGGGGGCTCGTGGCGGGGGAATACCTTACCATCAAGGTCCTATGCATTATCGTGGTCAGTCTGCTGGGCATCCCCCTGTTCAACAAACTAAGTTTCTATCAGATGGTAGCGGTTGTTGCCGGGGTGGTATTGGGACTATGGATTCTTCCCGACTATTATCTGATCAGATTGGCCAGAAACCGCGGCCTGGAGATCGAAAGGTCGATGCCGGATGTCCTTGATCTGTTGACGGTCAGTATCGAAGCCGGTTACGGTTGGGATGCGGCTCTCATGAAAGTGACGGAGAAGAGGAAGGGGGCCCTGGCCAGAGAGTTCCGGCAGGTGGCGCAGGAAGTGAAGATGGGCAAACCAAGGCGCAAGGCACTGCGTGACCTGGCCACGCGCGTCAACGTTGATTCCTTGACCACATTTACCACGGCCATCATCCAGGCCGATCAACTCGGCCTGCGCCTGGGGGATGTCCTGCGGACACAGTCAGAACTGATCCGTCACAAGCGCAGGCAAGAGATAGAAGAAGAGGCGATGAAGGCTCCCATCAAGATGCTTGTTCCGATGCTTATCTTTATCTTTCCAGTTATTTTTATCGTGCTTCTGGGGCCGGCTGTCGTTCAGATGTTGAAAGTATTGTAA